aattagAAAACCTATCCTTGAGACTTTTGAGGTCCTTACATGCAAGGAAGAgacgtggggtggggtggggtggggtgggacacaAACAAGGCTCTAGCTCAGAGACACGAGATCTGGTTTCGAGTTCTGACCCTTTGGGAGGCACACTCTGTGACACTGGGTCATCTCTGAGATGACAGTTTCCATTTCTCCACCAGAAAGAGACCTTAACCTATTTGTTCCTGACTTCACAGAACTGTGCAGATGGCTGATGGGTGACCTTGCCAGCTCTCGGCTCTCCTAGAGTTGACATTCTCCCTGCAGGATCCTGGATTTCCTTTGTATCTTTGCTTATCATTACCATCATCCCTCCACCCCACACATCCTTCAAGGCCACTTCAAGGTCCTGCCTGTCCTTACTAGTAAGTGGACCAGCTGGTCTGCCATGGGAGGATtcttctgtaggctgtgaatgtgtgttgctcttactggttgataataaagctgtttggccaatggtgaggcaggataaggttccgcagaacaatcaaactgaggtctcagaggaaggggacagagtcaggagacgccagccagcCGCCGAGGAAAATAATGTaacaagccacaaaccacgtggcaaagcatagataagaaatctgggttaatttaagtgtaagagctagttagtaataagcctgagccgccagccaagcatttacaatAATATTAGCCTCAAAGTGATTATTTGAAGCGGCTGTGGGACGGAGCGggacagagaaactccacctcTGGTTATACTGGTCCTTCCTCCCATGGCATTTGTCCATCCCCCACCTTCATCTAATACTGAATTCCAGCTCATCTTCAGCGGGGCTCTGAGCCACAGGGTGGCTGGGCCTGCCTCCTGCAAATGCTTGGCTGTGCCCAACCGCTAAGCCATCTGCCCCCAGCTAGGATGCCTGAGCTGGGTCAGCATGGAGTAGACAAGGCTTTGGGGCGGAAGTGGGGAAAAGAGAGATGGCTggattttgtaattttgtttctaCCCTTGACCTTCCTCCCTATCTACACCGCCACCCCTTGctctggagacagaaagagaaacaaagagttaCTCCTGGTTTTTAATATCAAATGACCCGAGGCCTAGGAATAGAGAAAATGTTTAAACTTGGGTCTCAGTCAGTGAATTTGGGAACAGAAGGAATGAATAAGAACGAGGGTCttggggtcagcaagatggctagGTGAGTAAAGGGGCTTGCCATCGAACCTGGCAGCCTAAGTTTAATTCTCCGAACCCATATAGTAGAAGgggaaaaccaactcccacaagttgtcctctgatcgccacacatgtgctgtggtgtgcacatgtgggtacaCAAatgcgcacacgcacgcgcaaacacacacacacacacttgaaaattattattattaagtttttaaaagaacccagtctagctaggcatggtggcacaggcctttaatcccagcactcaggaggcagaggcaggtggaaatctatgagtttaaggccagcctggtctacaaagtgagttccaggacagcctgagctacatagtgagagcctgccttttgttttgttttgtgttttgagacagggtttcactaagtagtcctgtcctggcactcattctgtcttcaaacaaacaaaagagcctAGTCTGTCCTCTGAGAATGTAAGTCCCCTAggctcggggtgggggtgggggtggggcggagtaggtgtgggggtggggggtgggaacatCTCAAGTCCCTGGACGTTCTGAGAAATGTTCTACGACTACTTGAAAATGTGGAAGTGAAGCCAGACAGGAAAGGGCTTGGTTGAGGCCAGACCTTGTGATCTGAGAGACCTTGTGATCCTGAGAGAAGGGGCTTTTCTCTGAGAAAGCAGGGCCACCCAGAGCAAGTAGGTCAGCCTGAGAGGGGGCTGATGGGAAGGGGAGAAGCAGAAGCTAGAGTCACACTGATGCTCCTGGTACCTGGAAACACATACtcacctgtatgtatgtgtagagcACACATGCACCTatactccgtgtgtgtgtgtgtgtgtgtgtgtgtgtgtgtatgtgtgtgtgtgtatgtgtgtgtgtgtgtgtgtgtgtgtgtgtgtgtgtgtgtgtgtgtgtgttcctgctccCATGTGAGCTCGGCACCTCGTTCACAAGCACATTTCCCTACAGGGGGCTGTCCTCCTAAAGTCACTATTTCTGCCACCGAGACCCAAACTAGGAAACAGGGAaggaggcagaacagaggagCAAGGATGTACAGAGCAGGCAGCTGACTCCCAATCTTCCCAGTGGAGTTCAAGCTCCAGACCACCTCCAGCCTTTCAGACTGGCAGCTGCTGGTGGGCCTTTCCGCTCCCAGACTGCTTGGGTAGTCCCTGAGGCCAGCCCTCCAGGGCCGTGCTAGCCATCAGCGACCCACACCATCCAACCAGCCCCAGCCTCGGGGCCAGACACGCTCacctttcttctgtctcctcaCCATCCTCCAAGCAAAGAGCGAGGCCACCAGCAGGAGAAGCAGCAGTACTCCAGAGATGACCGGGAGGAGCACACTGAGCTCTAAAaaaccaccacctccatcaccaccacctccgtCACCATCACCGCCAGGCCTGGAACAGCAGGAGACATGCACCCAGGCCAGTGCCTCCCGTCCTCTGAGCCTAATCCCAGCCACAGGGTGGCAGGGGCAGCCTCAGCACTTTATAGCCTGCAGAACTCTGGATTCCAGTCAGGCACCATCACTCTGGGTTCCTTCAAAGACTGTGTCTAGAAGCCCAGCAAGAACTGTACAACCAGAGGCTTGAATCAGGCTACAGACTGAATAGTGTCAGTCAAAACTTGTGTTTACCGTTGCTTGgttggccatggtggcacatgcctttggtcccagcactctgggaggcagaggcaggcagatctctgagttagaggccagcctggtctacagagcaagttctaggacagccagggctacataacgaaaccctatctcaaaaaacagttGTGCTTACCAAGAGACTATGAATGTGACTACTTGGAAGGAGGGTCTTTGCAGAAGTGACCAAGTTAAGGTAAAACCATCTGGCACCTGGCCAGCTCTATGTCCACTGTCCTTGTCAGAAGGAATTCAGTGTGAGAGTTTGATTTTGTTTGAGTCCTCTTGTTTTTGTTGCTCCGTTATTTTTTGTTATCGTTGGTTATTGGTTTGTtggtttaggttttttgagatagaatctcagtTAGCCCATTGGTTGTTGGttcattggtttggtttggtttggttttttaagacagaatcttgggtagcccaggctaatcTCAAACTCAATATATAGATGAGGATGagtttgaactcctgaccttcctgcctctgcttcccaagtgctgggattacaggtgtgtgcccccactccTTACAGAGAAAGGAATTTGAATACAGATAGGGAGAAGCCATAGGACAAAGACGGTAACTGAGGTAACACAGCTACAAGTCAAGAAACATCAACGTTGCTGCTAACCGGGGCtggaaagagcacttgctgttcttgcagagaacccagtttCCATCCCCTGCACCtgcacatggtagctcacaattgtccagttccaggggatcagaacCCTTGTGGGTTCCAAGGGTACCAGACACCCgtgggtacacagacatacatgcaggcaagcattcatacacataaaattttaaaaaaataaatatttttttaaatatataaataaaaaacattgctGCCAGCCACAAAAGCTAGAAGAAAGGCTTGAGACTAATTCTTCCTGGTACCTGCGGTCGTATTTGAAGATATGGTCTCTAAGTGAGGATGTTGGGACGGGATTTAATCTATGCAACCAGCGTCCTTACAAGAAGAAACGGGGgcttgaggagatggctcagtcaataagtACTTGATTTCCAAgtatgaagtcctgagttcaacccctagaacccacattgAAAAGCTAGACATAGTGGTATGCTCCTGCAATCTtggtgcttgggaggtggagacaggtggatccccagGGTTTCCTGGGCTAGACCATGTGGTGAGTTCCAGCCAATAAGAGActccaactcaaaaaaaaaaaaaaaaaaaaaaaaaaaaaagatagtgccTGAAGAAGAATAGCACTGGAAGTTGTCTAGACCCCCaccgcacagagagagagagagagagagagagagagagagagagagagagagatacagggagagagaggaagagagggagagagggggagagacggggagaggggggggaaggAAAATCATCAGCTACTACTAATTAAAAGCCGTCTGGAAGGCCATGGGAGttgctctgtggtagagcacttgcctagcaggtgCTGAGACCGGGgaattcagtcctcagcactgcaaaacaaaaacaagcaaaagtcTCAAAACAGAGCTAAGGGGGGGGGGGCCTGAAGGGGTTCCTGATGAGAGGAAGACTGGGCATCTTCCATGAGGGTTTTGTGGAAAGGACTCATCAATAGGGCCCCTGGATGTTCTAAAAGCAAGTcaagaggctggagggatggctcagtggttaagagcacttactgctcttgcagaggatctgggtttgattcccagcacccacatggtggttcataaccatctctaacggcagttccaggggatccaactccctcttctgatctctgtggatACCAGGCACATACACTGGTACACAGCCAAAAATGCAGACAAAAGCCtccaatacataaaatacattaattaattgactaattaaaataaatagatgcaaAGTTATGAGGACAAAGTGAGCAAAAACTAGAAATGAGAAGAGGCCTCTCGGATTCAAGAAAGTTCTTTGATTGTAGGTGTCTGGGCAGGTTACTAAAGAATAAACCAGGTTCTGGCcttgttaaacaaacaaacaaacaaacaaacaaaaaacttgtatCCAAGACCCAGGATTAAGATTCACCGAGGAAGCCATCTAGGCTGTATTTCCACTTTTGTAAAATGGATACATTTGTAGGTATCCCTTTCCTCATGGAGTGATCATAGgctgggccacagacatcaggcAGGGGCTGAGGATATAGTTCAGCTGGTAGAGGTCTTGCCTCGCGTGCATGAGGCTCTGAACTGAACCGCAGGCGTAAACGGGGTGTGGGGATGTGCACCTGTAGTCCTAGCGCTCAGGATAtaggcagaaggaccagaagtccaaggtcaacctcagctccatagtgtgttcaaggtcagcctcagggGCAGGAGATTCTGttaggaggtgggggtggggaagaaaagaaaatgaaaaggaaaggggaagggggaaaatcCCTTCATAAGCCTCATGGGCTAGACACATTGAGTACCCACCAATACTACAGTTCTTACTTTAACAgtaatttgatgtgtgtgtgtgtgtgtgtgtgtgtgtgtgtgtgtgtgtgtgtgtggtgtcctcagaggccaaaagagggcattggatcccctgggactggagttacagatggttgtgaccagcatgtgaatgctgggaatcgaacccaggtcctctataaaaaggcagctagtgctcttaactgagccgtctctccagcccccttaacaGCCTTTGAAAAGCTCTAGGGAATCAAATCCTCCACAAGTTCTCCATCACCTCCTAGAAGTTGGACCAAAAGTCATTCCTGTGGCCCtttagcccccccccctttcatacacacaaacacacacacacacacacacacacacacacacacacacccagtcacACTTTCCTTGCTGACTTCCTATGACTACCTCTCTCCCACCTAGCTCTAATCcacatccccagaacccaacACATGCCTACCAGAAAGAAATTAGCTCCAGTTAACATAGGACGAATGAACGAACAAATGAGCCAACAAGCCTACGAACTGCCCTCTGTTCTAGGGTGAGGGCTCACTGGGAACTGAAGGCAAGTTGGGAAGCCCAGCATCCTCAACTATACAAATGGAGCCTGAGACTCCAGAGACCGCACTCTTAGAAGATTTGGGGCTACCTGGACCACAGAGGACAGTCACATCCAAACTGGCTTACCTGTCATTGGAGTAGCGGCTGCTCGTCATTGGGAACATGCTGGTCTTGTTTACAGCGACTGACACTGTGgacatggtggtggaggtgatggggaGCGTGGTCAACACTGTAGTGGGTGCCTGAGGTGCTTGCATAAGACAGATTATAATACTATTCCAGCCACCCATTCACAGTGCGTACTTGCTCTGAACCTGGGAGGGAATGTGGGCCATCCCAGCCAGAGGACTCTGGAGCAGGGCTGTGGCAAGCTGAACTGCTAGTGTCCTCCTGACCTCTAAGAGAGCCCAGGGCTTCTGAGGCAGATGGGGCTAGGTACAAGTCCAGGGAGGATGGTAGAGCCCTGGAGGGAGCCATGGAGAGCCTCAACAAGGGCAGCTGTAGCCCAGCTGAATGCCCCAACTGCTAGGACAATGCCTCAGCCAGGGCCTCCCTCCAGCTTTGTCAGGCACGGACAGGAGCACACAGGGAACTGACAAAACTTTGATTCGAAATTTCTAAGGTCATGGCCAtactgcaggggtggggggggactaatattggggatagagagatggctcagcagttaaaagcacacagtgttcttgcagaggactcaggttctgttcccagcacccacatgatggctcacaaccatctgtaactccagttctagggtatctgatgccctctcctggcttccatgggcacctgacACACATGCGGTGCACATagatatgcatgcagacaaacaccaatatacataaaatacacattctttggtagcaaaaagaaaattctaatagGAAGACGCTTTACTCGGGACAAGTTAAGTTTCAATAGTGGGGACACCCTTGGAAAAGGGTATTGTCAGGGTTCAGCAAGGTAATGCAAGCTTTGTACCGTCCTGAACCACAGGGAGTAGTCCTGATAACAGGAGCACTGCCCTCTGTGTCCTACAAACGCCCTATGACCTGGTGCTGCCTGTCTGAGGGTGGCAGAGCAGAGCCCAAGAGAGAAACCACTCCAAGCCGATGCACCAAGACCTCTGAGccgaccccaccaccaccaccactacgaGTGTCTGCATTCTGGAAGGACTCACAAAGAGAACATCATTAGGCCAAAGACACAAATGGGCTCCCCAGGAGATGGCAGGCGTCAGAAATGCAACTGTGTAAGGCCCTTCTAGACCTTGGAAATTAGACCACAACACCCCAGCGAGGCTGGCACGGTTTCCCTCTGGATGGCTACAGAGGGAGTGAGCACAGCATCAGGTGAAGGCACCACCCAGAGTTCCTTGGAGAGCAAGGCACCCTTCCCATGGAACCCCAGGAAGCTTTGGCAGTAACTGGAGACTCCGGGAGCCACAGAAAGTGGCATCTTTCGAATAAGAGCTGGAGCTAGGGACAACCACCCTGTCCTCTCTTGGCCATAGACTAGAGACGGCGCTGtgcagagaaggagaggggaaaatgCCAGGAAGCCCAGGGGGTCAGGAGGCATTTAAGAGAAGCCCTGTCCAAACCCCAAGCAGTCAGTCAAGGGTGTGTGGGACTTCAGGACTCAGCCCCCTGCACAGTGCAAGAGCTCACTTGAGTGACAGCTAATTCCTTTAGGTGGGACCTGAGAGACCAAAAAGGGCACTTAAAGAGATGTACACACTTACCTGGGTCAATGTTCACATTAACTTCAAAATGGGGATCACGTCCAATTTTCTCAATCCCACACCAGTAAATGCCAGCATCACTTATCCTCAGGTCCTCCATGGTCACTGTGACGATGAAGTCTGTCTGGTCGTCCCTGATGGACACACGGTCCTTCTTCACCAACTGCTCTGATGCATCGGTTTGAATGAGGATCTTACATGTACTCCAATCAGCTCCTTGGCACCAGTACTTCTTGTAATCCTTCCAGAATGAGTCATAACGGCACTGCACAGTCAAGGAGCCCTGCTCCTGACCGCTCACCGTGGCTGGCCCTGTGACTGAATCCTGAGCAGTGGAGCAGCCTAGAAAATATAAATCACGGACCACTATCTCCCACTCCAAGGGCGGGGCACAGTGCCAGTTCCAAAAGCATGCTTAATTGAATAGTGGTCAAGGGCGGGACACCCCTTCTCCAAGACAGGCTGTCTGCTGTCCCTCAATAGCCTGCTGAGTCGAAGAGCcaggaaaattctcaaaaaaaaaaaaaaaagagcacggtggcacaggcctttaatcccagcactcaggaggcagagacaggcagatgtcaccaagttcaaggccagcctggtctacacagagagatcctagTGTGAGAAAGACCCTGGGTTCATCCCGAACATCTGCCCTCCCCACATCACATAAACAACATCCAGGTATGGTGCTGACAGATGTGATGCTGACAGGTGTAGTGCTGCCAGATGTGGTGCTGACAGGTGTGGCActgacagatgtggtgctgacagatgtggtgctgacaGATGTGGCACTGACAGGTGTGGTGCTGACAGGTGTAGTGCTGCCAGATGTGGTGCTGCCAGGTGTGGCActgacagatgtggtgctgacaGATGTGGCACTGACAGGTGTGGTGCTGACAGGTGTGGTGCTGACAGGTGTGGTGCTGACAGGTGTAGTGCTGCCAGATGTGGTGCTGCCAGGTGTGGCActgacagatgtggtgctgacagatgtggtgctgacagatgtggtgctgacaGGTGTGGTGCTGCCATGTGTGGCACTGACAGGTGTGGTGCTGACAGATGTGGTGCTGCCAGGTGTGACACTGACAGATGTGGTGCTGCCATGTGTGGCACTGACAGGTGTGGTGCTGACAGGTGTGGTTCTGCCAGGTGTggtgtagccaggtgtggtactGACAGGTGTGGTGCCACACACACCTACTCCCAGCAGCccagaggctaaagcaggaggatcctgaatttgaagctagcctgggctacatagactgAGTCAAAACCTGCCCCCACTTCTTTATACccaacatgtatgcacatgtgtgtgcatgtatggggtaggggtgggagcaTATGTATGTTTGATGCATGAGTCTGAGTTACTATGCAGACAGCAGAGGAAGGCATGAGTGTCTCAGTCTATCATTTTTTGCCTTATCCTtttctcaagatttatttttatttcatatgtatgggtgtttgcctgcttctatgtctgtgtaccacatgaatgcctggtgccttcagaggtcaggagagggtgtcaggtcccctggaactagagtttcagacagttgtgagccaccatgtaggtgctggaaatcgaacctgggtcctctggaagggcagccagtgctcttaaccactgagccatctctccagcccaagagctTTTTCTTTTGCCAGTGTGAAGAGCTACCCCAGACCACAGACAGTTGCTTCCCTTGGTGCCTgtctcccagccccctccccactAACACCACTCTACGCCCCGGCCCATGGACTCACCTACTCTGGACATTTCACATGAAATACATCCTACAGTATCCGGTGGTATCTGGCTTCTTCCCCGGCACCATGGTTCTGAGGTCCACCCGTTTTATAGCTCATGTCACTGGAACTTCCTCCAGTTTTAACAGAGTAGCGTCCCACTGTGTGGGTATGCCGTGTTTATTTAACCATGCATCACGGGGGCCAGACATTTAGATCATCCCCACCTTCTAGAGATTATCAACACTATTATCATGTCCATTTGTATTCTTAGCGTTTACATGGGTGTGTGTTTGCAGTTCATTTTGGTCAAGTGGCAATACCATATCTAACATTCTGAAgaaccatcaaattattttccaGAGTGGTCTCGCCATTGtctgagcacccacatcaggcaggtctcaacagcctgcaactccagctccaggggaatccaacaccctcttctggcctcctctgacacctgcacacatgtctctctctctctctctctctctctctctctctctctctctctctctctctctctctctctcacacacacacacacacacacacacactttaaagaaaaaaatcttagttgTTCAGTTCTGGAAAGGCAAGAAGATGGGAAGAGCAATGTTGAAAACAACTACTCTAATGGATACATT
This Peromyscus leucopus breed LL Stock chromosome 8b, UCI_PerLeu_2.1, whole genome shotgun sequence DNA region includes the following protein-coding sequences:
- the Cd300lf gene encoding CMRF35-like molecule 1 isoform X1, translating into MHLALLVPVLFWISGCSTAQDSVTGPATVSGQEQGSLTVQCRYDSFWKDYKKYWCQGADWSTCKILIQTDASEQLVKKDRVSIRDDQTDFIVTVTMEDLRISDAGIYWCGIEKIGRDPHFEVNVNIDPAPQAPTTVLTTLPITSTTMSTVSVAVNKTSMFPMTSSRYSNDRPGGDGDGGGGDGGGGFLELSVLLPVISGVLLLLLLVASLFAWRMVRRQKKAAGPHSEQAGSLTCTPSCVPNPRYRSSLWRVNSVTQTCPFSSPGPPTAPLGTRAPPRLPLARPTKKKWNMSLWLLFPGRRFHMQLCLWWPWARSPFTTTLAAAFPAQALRSPRNTAASGGPSLWPCFDLGP
- the Cd300lf gene encoding CMRF35-like molecule 1 isoform X3, with the protein product MHLALLVPVLFWISGCSTAQDSVTGPATVSGQEQGSLTVQCRYDSFWKDYKKYWCQGADWSTCKILIQTDASEQLVKKDRVSIRDDQTDFIVTVTMEDLRISDAGIYWCGIEKIGRDPHFEVNVNIDPAPQAPTTVLTTLPITSTTMSTVSVAVNKTSMFPMTSSRYSNDRPGGDGDGGGGDGGGGFLELSVLLPVISGVLLLLLLVASLFAWRMVRRQKKAAGPHSEQVSQQSLEGELCYANLSLQQSRPSHGSSRNKGSSTSASGKAHEEEVEYVTMAPFPREEISYAALSLVALGQEPIYNNTGCRIPSTSLEESTQYSSIRRP
- the Cd300lf gene encoding CMRF35-like molecule 1 isoform X2, with product MHLALLVPVLFWISGCSTAQDSVTGPATVSGQEQGSLTVQCRYDSFWKDYKKYWCQGADWSTCKILIQTDASEQLVKKDRVSIRDDQTDFIVTVTMEDLRISDAGIYWCGIEKIGRDPHFEVNVNIDPVSVAVNKTSMFPMTSSRYSNDRPGGDGDGGGGDGGGGFLELSVLLPVISGVLLLLLLVASLFAWRMVRRQKKAAGPHSEQAGSLTCTPSCVPNPRYRSSLWRVNSVTQTCPFSSPGPPTAPLGTRAPPRLPLARPTKKKWNMSLWLLFPGRRFHMQLCLWWPWARSPFTTTLAAAFPAQALRSPRNTAASGGPSLWPCFDLGP